The following proteins come from a genomic window of Ictalurus furcatus strain D&B chromosome 14, Billie_1.0, whole genome shotgun sequence:
- the LOC128618346 gene encoding fatty acid desaturase 2 → MGGGGHRDEQLGSAESGSHTQYTWEEVQKHNRRGDQWLVIDRKVYNVTEWTKRHPGGRRVLGHYAGEDATDAFMAFHPDLRFVRKYMKPLLLGELEPSEPSEDHGKNAALVEDFRALRKKLEAQGTFRTSPLFFILYLGHILLLEALSLALLWTFGNGWSITILITVLLTTAQAQAGWLQHDFGHLSVFKNSTWDHVLHKFVIGHLKGASANWWNHRHFQHHAKPNVVTKDPDINMLNILVLGNVLPVEYGIKKLKNMPYNHQHQYFFLIGPPLLIPLYFNLHILQTMYMQRDWVDFAWYLSYYARYLTCYVPYYGVLGSFVLLTVVRFLESHWFVWVTQMNHIPMDVDYEKHDDWLSMQLRATCNIEHSAFNDWFSGHLNFQIEHHLFPMMPRHNYSRAAPLVRELCEKYGIEYQVKGLWQSWCDIVRSLKKSGELWLDAYLHK, encoded by the exons ATGGGTGGTGGAGGACACCGAGATGAGCAGCTGGGGTCAGCAGAGAGCGGATCACACACGCAGTACACCTGGGAAGAAGTGCAGAAACACAATCGCAGGGGTGATCAGTGGCTGGTGATCgacagaaaagtgtacaatGTGACTGAGTGGACGAAGAGGCACCCCGGAGGACGCAGAGTTCTAGGGCACTATGCCGGAGAGGATGCAACG GATGCATTTATGGCCTTCCATCCGGATCTGCGATTCGTGCGGAAGTACATGAAGCCGCTGCTGCTGGGAGAGTTGGAGCCGTCAGAGCCCAGTGAAGACCACGGCAAAAAC GCTGCTTTAGTGGAAGATTTCCGGGCCTTGCGGAAGAAATTGGAGGCACAGGGCACGTTCCGCACCAGTCCGCTGTTTTTTATCCTGTATCTTGGACACATTCTGCTCTTGGAGGCCCTGTCTTTAGCACTCCTCTGGACGTTTGGCAATGGCTGGAGTATTACAATTCTAATAACTGTCCTACTGACCACTGCACAG GCTCAGGCTGGCTGGCTTCAACATGACTTTGGACACCTGTCAGTCTTTAAAAATTCCACCTGGGATCACGTATTGCACAAATTTGTCATTGGACACCTGAAG GGGGCTTCTGCAAATTGGTGGAATCATCGCCATTTTCAGCACCATGCTAAGCCCAATGTGGTCACTAAGGACCCTGACATCAACATGCTGAACATACTGGTCCTGGGAAACGTCCTGCCTGTTGAG TATGGGATTAAAAAGTTGAAGAACATGCCCTATAACCATCAGCACCAGTACTTCTTTTTGA TTGGCCCTCCCCTGCTCATACCACTGTACTTTAACCTCCACATTTTGCAAACTATGTATATGCAACGGGATTGGGTG gATTTTGCATGGTATCTGTCCTACTATGCACGTTACCTCACGTGTTACGTTCCCTATTATGGAGTTCTGGGATCTTTTGTGCTTCTGACTGTTGTAAG GTTTCTAGAGAGTCACTGGTTTGTGTGGGTGACCCAGATGAACCACATTCCCATGGACGTTGACTATGAAAAACATGATGACTGGCTCAGCATGCAG TTGAGAGCTACCTGTAATATTGAGCATTCAGCGTTCAATGACTGGTTCAGCGGCCATCTGAACTTCCAGATCGAGCACCA TCTCTTTCCCATGATGCCTCGCCATAACTATAGCCGAGCGGCTCCTCTAGTACGAGAACTTTGCGAGAAGTATGGAATTGAGTATCAGGTCAAAGGCCTGTGGCAATCCTGGTGCGACATTGTCAG ATCTTTGAAGAAGTCTGGTGAGCTGTGGCTAGATGCCTACCTCCACAAATAA